The Vicia villosa cultivar HV-30 ecotype Madison, WI linkage group LG1, Vvil1.0, whole genome shotgun sequence genome includes a region encoding these proteins:
- the LOC131644369 gene encoding pentatricopeptide repeat-containing protein At3g04760, chloroplastic-like, with protein MNLQLQPTTSSSLSMTTFSTEFLSHTLNFRNHPNRHSFVTSSTPFLNHGNTNNNPRTRINQPQIRPKLDQNFTKKYDESLYLLQQKVNRGYEPDVIFCTKLIKGFFNSKKIEKAIQVMEILEKHGEPNAFAYNAVINGFCKAGRVDDANKVFDRMRKRGVLPNVVTYTILIGNLCRRGKLDLALRVMDQMLKDNCKPDVITYNILIEATIIQDGIDEAMKLLDEMLSRGLRPDEYTYSVFVNGMCREGMLDRAFEYLSSISGKGCAAGVSAYNILLKSLLNEGKWEAGKNLTSVMLDKGCEPSSVTYSTLISSLCRDGKIYEAENVFKSMKKRGLAPDAYSYHPLISAFCKEGKVNLAIEYLDNMISDGHLSDILCYIPVLASLCKNGHAAEALDIFEKLSEVGYPPNASSYNILFGALWSSGNKIRALRMILEMLSKDIDPDEFTYNSLISCLCKDGLVDQAIELLVDMMESREFQPTVISYNAVILGLCKVQRVIDAIEVLAAMNQRGCLPNETTYTTLIQGIGFGGWRNDAMELANSLVNMDAISKYSFKHLSRTFRAIDAHKELAVSE; from the coding sequence ATGAATCTCCAACTACAGCCCACAACATCATCGTCCTTATCAATGACAACATTTTCAACTGAATTCTTGTCACACACTCTCAATTTCAGAAACCACCCAAACCGCCATTCATTCGTCACTTCCTCAACCCCATTTCTAAACCATGGTAACACCAACAACAACCCAAGAACAAGAATCAACCAACCACAAATCAGGCCAAAACTTGATCAAAATTTCACGAAAAAGTACGATGAGTCTCTCTACTTACTTCAGCAAAAGGTTAATAGGGGCTATGAACCTGATGTTATTTTTTGCACAAAATTGATCAAGGGTTTTTTCAATTCTAAGAAAATCGAGAAAGCTATTCAGGTTATGGAGATTTTGGAGAAGCACGGTGAGCCTAATGCTTTTGCTTATAATGCTGTTATAAACGGGTTTTGTAAAGCTGGTAGAGTTGATGATGCCAATAAGGTGTTTGATAGAATGAGAAAGAGAGGCGTTTTACCTAATGTTGTTACTTATACTATTCTTATTGGGAATCTTTGTCGGAGGGGTAAACTGGATTTGGCTTTAAGGGTTATGGATCAGATGTTGAAAGATAATTGTAAGCCAGATGTTATaacttataatattttgattGAAGCAACTATTATCCAAGATGGTATTGATGAAGCCATGAAGCTTTTGGATGAGATGTTATCGAGAGGGCTTCGACCTGATGAGTATACTTACAGTGTTTTTGTTAATGGTATGTGTAGAGAAGGGATGTTGGATAGAGCTTTTGAGTATCTTAGTAGTATAAGTGGTAAGGGTTGTGCTGCTGGTGTGAGTGCTTATAATATTCTGTTGAAGAGTCTTTTGAATGAGGGGAAATGGGAAGCTGGGAAGAATTTGACGTCAGTTATGCTGGATAAAGGTTGTGAGCCCAGTTCTGTGACATACAGCACATTGATTAGTTCGCTTTGTCGTGATGGTAAAATTTACGAGGCCGAGAATGTGTTCAAGAGTATGAAGAAGAGAGGTTTGGCTCCTGATGCTTATAGTTATCATCCATTGATTTCTGCAttttgcaaagaaggaaaagtgaATTTGGCTATAGAGTATTTGGATAACATGATATCAGATGGTCATTTGTCTGATATTCTTTGCTATATCCCAGTCTTGGCTTCTCTGTGTAAGAATGGACATGCTGCCGAGGCTTTGGACATCTTTGAGAAGCTCAGTGAAGTGGGTTATCCTCCAAATGCAAGTTCTTATAATATCTTGTTTGGTGCATTGTGGAGCAGCGGCAATAAAATTAGAGCGTTACGGATGATTCTGGAGATGTTAAGCAAAGACATTGATCCTGATGAGTTCACCTATAATTCACTTATTTCTTGCTTGTGCAAAGATGGGTTGGTGGATCAAGCAATTGAGTTGCTGGTTGACATGATGGAGAGTCGCGAGTTTCAGCCTACTGTTATTAGTTACAATGCTGTTATTCTTGGATTGTGCAAGGTGCAAAGAGTCATAGATGCTATTGAGGTGCTTGCTGCTATGAATCAGAGAGGATGCTTGCCAAATGAAACAACCTACACAACGTTGATTCAAGGGATTGGTTTTGGAGGATGGCGAAATGACGCGATGGAGTTGGCTAACTCACTTGTTAATATGGATGCTATTTCGAAATATTCATTCAAACATTTGAGCAGAACGTTTCGTGCGATTGATGCGCACAAAGAGCTTGCAGTATCAGAATGA